In one Brienomyrus brachyistius isolate T26 chromosome 7, BBRACH_0.4, whole genome shotgun sequence genomic region, the following are encoded:
- the LOC125746619 gene encoding leucine zipper putative tumor suppressor 3-like, whose translation MECVDCGHRPEEAGFAAMGSVGSGVSGQQEFALRSVGTRTQSSPPQGPCHTQQTPGVRGCSAERPQALAVPHCTERASTNTCESHTPNSDRSASKDDHAVSSSDCTVSSGSQLVTNSMFMNGAGRRGGLDICGNSVVLKKKKNISQPGAHCRESRSKPENNNNAPRVQRVSNKQEQSTDGLVRPSAFKPVVPRSFHSMQNLLSAPPAGGAGGGRGEVSGGAPCVPGRQREQESPSGGTENSTGQSGLSDSGRNSLTSLPTYAGSASSCGPPHTLGPLSASTSHINKLGTAAQNGLSTSDSGRSSSSCCQRLSRPGDRPLPLQTSPPCDDIIQDLEDRLWEREQEVLHMRRNLDQSEVAIAQVFEEKQRVWEREMDDLRQNYAGRLQQVSRKALRSQHALQAQVARLQQDKRRLQDEITALLTHREELERKCLDYRKQQADILPRLEETKWEVCQKVGEISLLKQQLRESQGEVTQRAGETVALRAQLKELSAQLKEREETALSLKGSYSSKSLQLEHCEGELQRTLREVSQLRDKLGTFEAEVESLKRALDKVNRGVGRAWGGLPLTQSPTEAAPPPPSSGGDTLLSLQSDEAKAQRQWEEAGDLQRELERLQGALRLERQQREQQALSFAQERHSWLDEKQRVLQYQAQLQLSYVELLQRNQVLERQVGELGMGGASPPPISPSSPEPPTDLRSPPATSDTKPTALHQLTPTWPAASRLERIESTEI comes from the exons ATGGAGTGTGTGGATTGCGGGCATCGGCCTGAGGAGGCGGGCTTTGCTGCCATGGGGAGCGTGGGTAGTGGGGTGTCTGGCCAGCAAGAATTTGCCCTAAGGAGTGTGGGGACGCGAACCCAGAGCAGCCCCCCACAGGGCCCGTGTCACACCCAGCAGACCCCGGGAGTGCGTGGCTGCAGTGCAGAGAGACCCCAAGCCCTAGCTGTTCCTCACTGCACTGAACGTGCATCTACAAACACCTGCGAGAGTCACACACCAAACAGTGACCGTTCGGCCTCCAAAGATGACCACGCTGTATCCAGCAGTGACTGTACCGTCTCCAGTGGCAGTCAGCTGGTGACCAACAGCATGTTCATGAATGGGGCGGGGCGCAGAGGAGGCCTGGACATCTGTGGAAATAGTGTGGTgttgaagaagaagaagaacatTAGCCAGCCGGGGGCGCATTGCCGAGAGAGCAGGAGCAAGCCGGAAAACAACAACAACGCCCCGAGAGTGCAGCGCGTGTCTAACAAACAAGAACAG AGTACTGATGGTCTAGTCCGGCCCTCTGCCTTTAAACCCGTGGTACCCAGAAGCTTCCACTCCATGCAGAATCTGTTATCTGCCCCACCTGCAGGAGGTGCAGGAGGGGGGCGTGGTGAGGTTTCAGGTGGGGCCCCCTGTGTACCagggaggcagagggagcaggagagCCCTAGTGGTGGGACTGAGAACAGCACTGGTCAAAGTGGGCTGTCGGACTCGGGCAGGAACTCATTGACCAGCCTGCCTACCTATGCCGGCTCGGCTTCCAGCTGCGGTCCTCCCCACACACTAGGGCCTCTCAGTGCCTCCACCAGCCACATCAACAAGCTAGGCACAGCCGCCCAGAATGGCCTCAGTACCTCTGACAGTGggcgctcctcctcctcctgctgcCAGCGCCTCAGTCGCCCTGGTGACAGGCCACTCCCCCTGCAGACATCCCCGCCCTGTGACGACATCATCCAAGACCTGGAGGACCGCCTGTGGGAAAGAGAGCAGGAG GTGCTCCATATGCGGCGAAACTTGGACCAGAGTGAGGTGGCGATTGCGCAGGTGTTTGAGGAGAAGCAGCGCGTTTGGGAGCGTGAGATGGACGACCTGAGGCAGAATTATGCggggcggctgcagcaggtaTCGCGCAAAGCTCTGCGCTCCCAGCATGCCTTGCAAGCACAGGTCGCCCGTTTGCAGCAGGACAAGCGGCGGCTTCAGGATGAGATCACTGCATTGCTTACCCACCGGGAGGAGCTGGAGAGGAAGTGCCTGGATTACAGAAAACAGCAAGCAGACATCCTTCCTCGGCTGGAAGAGACCAAGTGGGAG GTATGTCAGAAGGTTGGGGAGATCTCCCTGCTGAAACAGCAACTGCGTGAGAGCCAGGGGGAGGTAACGCAGCGCGCGGGAGAGACAGTGGCCCTACGAGCCCAGCTGAAGGAGCTAAGTGCTCAGctgaaggagagagaggagacGGCACTGAGCCTGAAGGGCTCGTATAGCAGTAAGAGCCTGCAGCTGGAGCACTGTGAGGGGGAGCTGCAGAGGACCCTCAGGGAG GTATCTCAGCTGAGGGACAAGCTGGGTACCTTCGAGGCAGAGGTTGAGAGTTTGAAAAGAGCCCTTGACAAAGTGAACAGAGGGGTGGGAAGGGCCTGGGGGGGGCTACCTTTGACCCAGAGCCCCACAGAGGCAGCCCCTCCTCCACCTTCTTCAGGGGGTGACACCCTCCTGAGTCTGCAGAGTGATGAGGCCAAGGCCCAGCGGCAGTGGGAGGAGGCCGGTGATCTGCAACGGGAGCTGGAGCGCCTACAGGGGGCACTGCGTTTAGAGCGACAGCAGCGAGAACAGCAGGCCCTCAGCTTTGCTCAGGAGCGCCACAGCTGGCTGGATGAGAAACAGCGTGTGCTACAGTACCAAGCACAGTTGCAGCTCAGCTATGTGGAGCTGCTGCAGAGGAACCAGGTGCTGGAACGTCAAGTGGGCGAGCTCGGGATGGGAGGAGCCTCACCCCCACCCATTTCTCCATCCTCACCTGAGCCACCCACTGACCTCCGTAGCCCACCTGCCACCAGTGACACGAAGCCCACTGCCCTGCACCAGCTGACCCCCACTTGGCCGGCTGCTTCTCGCCTGGAGAGGATTGAGTCCACAGAGATCTAG